In Aequorivita sp. H23M31, a single window of DNA contains:
- a CDS encoding DUF6095 family protein: protein MGKEHTDFNILKKGLKYLAFALPLLFLAPYLLTLSFLNKETFMFFVFIVPALVAAVGAIYLCFKGINTVVKSIF from the coding sequence ATGGGAAAAGAACACACTGATTTTAATATACTAAAAAAAGGTTTAAAGTATCTGGCCTTTGCCTTGCCCCTGTTGTTCTTAGCTCCCTATCTTTTAACGCTCTCCTTCCTGAACAAGGAAACCTTTATGTTCTTCGTTTTTATTGTACCCGCCCTAGTTGCAGCGGTTGGAGCAATTTACCTTTGTTTTAAGGGGATCAATACGGTGGTGAAGTCGATATTTTGA